Below is a window of Camelina sativa cultivar DH55 chromosome 11, Cs, whole genome shotgun sequence DNA.
GTCCAGTTTCAAACCTCGGCGGTCGCAGTAAGCATACATGATTTTTCTCAGCGGAGtgcttttcttgattttaaatAAGACTTCATCTCCATCCTGTGAGTATCaccaatcaagaaaaagaaataagatcTACGATTCCTACTACTTCAAATTATGATCACAGTTTGCAGAAGAGTGTTATCAAAGTTCTCGTATAAGAAACTGTCTAGTAtcaccaacaacaaaacaaggaGAAAGAGAACAGAGTTACAAAAACCTGGCTCTTGACTTTAAgaatgatttgaggtttttggtCTTCGggcttcttgtcttcttcttgagaACTAGACATCTTTCTTTTACCAGATTCTTCGTCCGGAGGAAGGCCTTAAGGGAGAGAGAATGAGGGGTTGACTTTTAAGAAAGAGTCTCGAGagagaataaataaaatgaCTGGAAAGGAAAACCAGATCTTGGTCGTCTCGGATTCTTGTGGTGTTTATCGAACGGTTCATAATCACTGGTCGCTTATCATCAGACGGCTGGGAGAGCATAGAGTCCGTACTTTAAAAAATAGTGTTGTTTTAATCAACTAAATGACTAATCAAGCATTCGTAATGGGCTGATTTTAGATCAAATAAGGCTACTAAGCTCAGATGTCGTGGGCTTAGTTAGTTTATTTTACGTTAA
It encodes the following:
- the LOC104726053 gene encoding small ubiquitin-related modifier 3-like, with the translated sequence MSSSQEEDKKPEDQKPQIILKVKSQDGDEVLFKIKKSTPLRKIMYAYCDRRGLKLDAFAFMFDGTRIRREDTPHELDMEDGDEIDAFRTMSGGLRADQRQWSYMVFDHNRL